A window from Candidatus Nitrospira neomarina encodes these proteins:
- a CDS encoding phosphoadenylyl-sulfate reductase, with protein MALFLSTKPTPEELIAVNRSMEGQTPRKIVETAIAEYGGTIILACSFGAEDVVLADMMFRSNPGSTLFYLDTDFLFPETHAVRDRMIQHYQIKDDQIIQVKSTLSPSEQATKFGEALWLRDPNQCCTLRKVEPLTCILSKYAAWMTGIRRDQSPTRANAAIVEWDTKFGLVKFNPLAAWSWEQVWEYIRTNAVPYNALHDQHYPSIGCTHCTAPVRPGEDPRSGRWKSSEKTECGLHR; from the coding sequence ATGGCTCTTTTCCTCAGTACCAAACCAACTCCAGAGGAACTCATCGCGGTCAATCGATCCATGGAGGGCCAAACTCCTCGGAAGATTGTCGAGACCGCGATTGCGGAATATGGGGGAACGATCATTCTGGCCTGTAGTTTTGGGGCCGAGGATGTTGTCCTGGCCGATATGATGTTTCGCTCAAATCCGGGCAGCACACTCTTTTATTTGGATACCGATTTTTTATTTCCTGAAACCCATGCTGTTCGGGATCGGATGATTCAACACTATCAGATAAAGGATGATCAGATCATCCAGGTCAAATCAACGCTCAGTCCCTCCGAGCAAGCCACAAAGTTTGGGGAAGCCTTGTGGCTTCGGGACCCCAACCAATGTTGCACACTCCGAAAGGTTGAGCCTCTCACATGCATCCTGTCAAAGTATGCGGCGTGGATGACCGGTATTCGGCGTGATCAATCACCCACTCGTGCCAATGCCGCTATTGTCGAGTGGGATACGAAGTTTGGCCTTGTGAAATTTAACCCCTTAGCCGCCTGGTCATGGGAACAGGTCTGGGAATACATTCGCACAAATGCCGTTCCCTATAATGCATTGCATGATCAACACTATCCCAGCATTGGATGTACCCATTGCACGGCACCTGTCAGGCCGGGAGAAGACCCACGCTCCGGACGATGGAAAAGTTCGGAAAAAACCGAATGTGGGCTTCATCGATGA
- a CDS encoding DsrE/DsrF/DrsH-like family protein, producing MKKIAVIITRGGWNNLFQACEWIALAAASGIEVSGYFRDEAAGRMTKTKIKELTMSPEFKGREGFIRELLKKEDKADLSKLMQTSKEKGNVKFSVCTDSLKYFGVKVEELIPELDEVQTAQAFWKEAVLPADQVLTF from the coding sequence GTGAAGAAAATTGCCGTCATTATTACCAGAGGGGGATGGAACAATCTTTTCCAAGCCTGTGAGTGGATCGCCCTGGCAGCGGCCAGTGGCATCGAGGTGAGTGGCTATTTCCGTGACGAAGCCGCCGGTCGAATGACCAAAACCAAGATCAAAGAACTGACCATGTCCCCGGAGTTTAAAGGGCGAGAAGGCTTTATTCGTGAACTCTTGAAAAAAGAAGATAAAGCGGACCTCTCGAAACTCATGCAAACCTCCAAAGAAAAAGGAAACGTCAAATTTTCGGTGTGTACGGATTCTCTAAAATATTTTGGGGTGAAAGTCGAAGAGCTCATTCCGGAATTAGATGAAGTGCAAACCGCTCAGGCCTTCTGGAAAGAAGCTGTTCTTCCCGCTGACCAGGTTTTGACCTTTTAA
- a CDS encoding anthranilate phosphoribosyltransferase: MDHLIAKIGKGLKGAKDLTWDEAKLALNAIIEGQATDVQVGAFLMAMRIKTESISELAAFTTTVRRWAPPIPLPHAENIVDLPLYGEKHNTIHVVIASSLVAAAAGAGLFMHGVENPGLPYDLPQVLRHLQLPIANTAAEAIEHGTQSPWVYMDLAGYHAPLTKLLDLRQAFGLQNLSHQVSRLLNPARVGSQVIGISHPPYLDKMVEALDMLGAKRALIIQGVEGFPELSLSAPSLARELRSGHISSLAFRPDDAGFRSGPFQAMSSTINGPGSGNPQHEAQLIMQLLVDRQKGDRRNWVIMNAALLMYAAGLASSLAQATPLAQDTLDSGKAGAFFTALTQGRPPQSKFVVPPAPAEVPA; encoded by the coding sequence ATGGATCATCTGATTGCAAAAATTGGAAAAGGGCTGAAGGGGGCCAAGGATTTGACCTGGGACGAGGCCAAGCTGGCTCTGAACGCCATCATTGAAGGGCAGGCCACTGACGTTCAGGTGGGAGCGTTTTTGATGGCCATGCGGATCAAAACCGAATCCATCAGCGAACTCGCCGCGTTCACCACCACGGTCCGCAGGTGGGCGCCACCGATTCCACTCCCGCATGCCGAAAACATTGTGGACCTTCCTCTCTATGGAGAAAAACACAACACCATCCATGTGGTCATCGCCTCAAGTCTTGTTGCGGCTGCAGCCGGCGCAGGTCTCTTCATGCATGGCGTAGAAAACCCCGGCCTCCCATACGATCTCCCGCAAGTCCTTCGTCACTTACAGCTTCCTATCGCCAATACTGCGGCTGAAGCAATTGAACATGGGACTCAATCGCCATGGGTGTACATGGATTTAGCAGGATATCATGCACCGTTAACCAAATTACTGGACCTGCGTCAGGCATTCGGGTTGCAGAATCTGTCCCATCAGGTGTCCAGACTACTGAACCCGGCCAGGGTCGGCTCACAAGTCATCGGAATTTCCCATCCTCCATACCTGGATAAAATGGTGGAAGCTTTGGATATGCTGGGCGCGAAGCGGGCATTGATTATTCAAGGAGTCGAAGGATTTCCCGAACTGTCCCTCTCCGCCCCTTCCTTGGCGCGCGAATTACGAAGCGGGCATATTTCATCATTAGCCTTTCGTCCCGATGATGCCGGATTCCGATCCGGACCATTTCAAGCCATGAGTTCGACCATCAATGGGCCGGGATCCGGGAACCCCCAACATGAAGCTCAATTGATAATGCAATTACTCGTCGATCGCCAGAAAGGCGACCGACGGAACTGGGTGATCATGAATGCAGCCTTACTGATGTATGCCGCAGGGTTGGCTTCCTCTCTCGCGCAAGCCACACCGCTTGCCCAGGATACACTGGATTCCGGAAAAGCCGGAGCGTTCTTTACCGCCTTGACCCAGGGACGCCCTCCCCAGTCCAAATTCGTTGTCCCACCAGCACCGGCGGAGGTGCCTGCATGA
- the cysD gene encoding sulfate adenylyltransferase subunit CysD codes for MNHIRQLEDQSVYILREAYKNFDNLAMLWSMGKDSTVLLWLARKAFFGHVPFPLLHVDTSYKIPEMIEYRDRLAREWRLNLIVGQNKKALAEGMNHTKGRVECCTALKTLGLKQLLEEKGYTGVILGVRSDEDSTRAKERYFSPRDKNNEWDFRDQPPELWDQYKLSFPPGTHIRIHPLLDWTEINIWEYIKLENIPFLDNLYLDQGTGKRYRSLGCAPCTTPIDSTSKNVDEVIIELRNTKVAERAGRAQDEGRGMEQLRKDGYM; via the coding sequence ATGAACCATATTCGCCAGTTAGAAGATCAAAGCGTCTATATCCTGCGTGAGGCCTACAAAAACTTTGACAACCTGGCCATGCTGTGGTCCATGGGCAAAGATTCTACGGTGTTGTTGTGGCTAGCCAGAAAAGCATTTTTTGGCCATGTTCCCTTTCCGTTACTCCATGTCGACACCAGCTATAAAATTCCTGAAATGATTGAATATCGGGATCGCCTCGCACGCGAATGGCGATTAAATCTGATCGTGGGCCAAAATAAAAAAGCCCTGGCCGAAGGGATGAACCACACGAAGGGACGAGTGGAATGTTGCACCGCCTTAAAAACCCTAGGATTAAAACAATTGCTGGAAGAAAAAGGCTACACCGGGGTCATTTTGGGTGTGCGATCGGACGAGGATAGTACCAGGGCGAAGGAGCGGTATTTTTCCCCACGGGACAAAAACAATGAATGGGATTTTCGCGATCAGCCCCCCGAACTTTGGGATCAATATAAACTATCGTTTCCTCCAGGCACCCATATCCGGATCCATCCCCTTTTGGATTGGACAGAGATCAATATTTGGGAGTACATCAAATTAGAAAATATTCCCTTTCTGGATAATCTCTACCTGGATCAAGGCACCGGCAAACGCTATCGCAGTCTGGGATGCGCCCCATGCACGACACCCATTGATTCCACCTCGAAAAATGTGGATGAGGTCATCATTGAATTACGCAACACCAAGGTGGCGGAGCGGGCAGGACGCGCACAGGACGAAGGACGGGGGATGGAACAATTACGCAAAGATGGATACATGTGA
- a CDS encoding GTP-binding protein yields the protein MTVTPAIGQSPDTPQDKSIRERMNIVIVGHVDHGKSTLLGRLYADTGTLPTGKIEKIQAICKQQGKEFEYAFLFDAFLEEQQQGITIDTARTFFSWGGRQYIIIDAPGHKEFLKNMVSGAARAEAALLVIDALEGVRDQSKRHGLLLSMLGVKQVTVVVNKMDLVNYREDTFHAIEKEYREFLTQLNVIPQYVIPASAKQGINIIKSSPETPWYTGPSVLDSLAHFHLESKRAEQTLRLPIQDVYKFDARRILVGRITAGKLKIGDRLVFSPSNKSANIQTIEAFNLDPPPTQAEAGQSVGITLDEQIFVERGEIATHDDARPLVSTRIRANLFWLGGRPLETRRPYVLRLATREVPCEVATIHRIVDATNLDDRQTQTTVKRNEVADITLRTKSPIAFDLYAQFETTGRFVLVDEYDVAGGGIITELVQDDQEDFRTEARERDSAWVKGDVGAEDRAQHYGHRAAVVLLTGPDTTAKGFLARKLETVLVAEGRHAYLLAPENLQRGLDADLVDTKPDEIIRRFGEVVRLLTDTGSLVISTTNALHEPTKHIVQTVQTLVNPIPVITIHMAKDLQGPQPDTDLIFAGPENFDDCTHQIIALLKSRGILAEPSEGRADFQYSI from the coding sequence ATGACGGTCACACCAGCCATAGGCCAATCTCCCGACACTCCCCAGGACAAGTCCATCCGGGAGAGAATGAATATTGTAATTGTGGGTCACGTCGACCACGGCAAATCCACGCTATTGGGGCGTCTGTATGCCGACACCGGAACCTTACCAACCGGCAAGATCGAAAAAATCCAGGCCATTTGCAAACAACAAGGCAAAGAATTCGAATACGCCTTTCTTTTTGATGCGTTTTTAGAAGAGCAACAACAGGGGATCACCATCGACACGGCCCGTACCTTTTTCTCCTGGGGCGGGCGACAATACATCATTATCGACGCACCGGGACATAAGGAATTCTTGAAAAACATGGTGTCAGGTGCCGCTCGTGCCGAAGCGGCGCTCCTGGTCATTGATGCCCTGGAAGGCGTGCGCGACCAATCAAAACGCCATGGGCTGTTGCTCTCCATGTTAGGCGTCAAACAAGTGACCGTGGTGGTCAATAAAATGGATCTGGTCAATTATCGGGAAGACACCTTTCACGCCATTGAAAAAGAATACCGGGAATTTCTCACCCAATTGAACGTCATTCCCCAATATGTCATTCCCGCGAGCGCCAAACAGGGCATCAACATCATCAAATCAAGCCCGGAAACTCCATGGTACACCGGACCATCCGTCTTGGATTCCCTGGCGCATTTCCATCTGGAATCCAAACGTGCGGAACAAACGCTTCGTCTTCCCATTCAGGACGTGTATAAATTTGACGCCCGCAGGATTTTAGTTGGCCGGATCACGGCGGGGAAACTCAAGATTGGTGACCGGCTGGTCTTTTCCCCTTCCAACAAGTCAGCCAATATCCAAACGATTGAAGCCTTCAATCTCGATCCACCGCCCACTCAAGCCGAAGCCGGCCAATCCGTCGGCATCACCCTGGACGAACAAATTTTTGTGGAACGAGGGGAAATTGCGACACACGATGATGCCAGGCCGTTGGTCTCTACCCGCATTCGTGCCAACTTGTTCTGGTTAGGAGGGCGTCCCTTAGAAACCCGCCGGCCCTATGTCTTACGACTGGCAACCAGAGAAGTTCCCTGCGAAGTGGCCACCATTCATCGCATTGTGGACGCCACCAATTTAGACGACCGACAGACGCAAACCACCGTGAAACGGAATGAAGTGGCCGATATCACGCTTCGGACTAAATCTCCGATTGCCTTTGATCTCTATGCCCAGTTCGAGACAACCGGCCGCTTCGTCCTGGTGGACGAATACGATGTGGCAGGAGGGGGAATCATCACGGAACTGGTCCAGGATGACCAGGAAGATTTTCGAACGGAGGCACGAGAACGGGATTCCGCATGGGTCAAAGGAGATGTGGGAGCAGAAGACCGGGCTCAACACTATGGACATCGAGCGGCTGTGGTCTTACTCACCGGCCCAGATACCACCGCGAAAGGATTTCTGGCTCGAAAACTGGAAACCGTCTTAGTCGCGGAAGGCCGGCATGCCTACCTTCTCGCGCCGGAAAATCTACAACGGGGACTTGATGCGGATCTCGTTGACACGAAACCGGATGAAATCATCCGACGGTTTGGTGAAGTCGTGCGGTTGCTGACCGATACAGGCTCCCTGGTGATTTCCACAACCAATGCACTCCATGAACCGACCAAACACATCGTGCAAACCGTCCAAACGTTGGTGAACCCGATCCCGGTCATCACCATCCATATGGCCAAAGATTTACAAGGACCTCAACCCGATACCGATCTGATTTTTGCAGGGCCGGAAAATTTCGACGACTGTACTCACCAAATCATTGCTTTGCTCAAATCCAGGGGGATTCTGGCTGAACCGTCCGAGGGCCGTGCCGACTTTCAGTACTCCATTTAA
- the sugE gene encoding quaternary ammonium compound efflux SMR transporter SugE translates to MAWTLLVVAGIFEIIWATGLKYTDGFTRLWPSVGTVVAMAVSMICLSLAFRAIPMGTAYTVWTGIGAVGTVLLGILLFDEPKNAVRLFCITLIIVGIAGLKLSDPS, encoded by the coding sequence ATGGCGTGGACATTGTTGGTGGTGGCAGGAATTTTTGAAATCATCTGGGCCACGGGATTGAAATATACGGATGGGTTTACCCGGTTGTGGCCCAGTGTTGGCACCGTGGTGGCCATGGCCGTCAGTATGATTTGCCTGTCGTTAGCTTTTCGGGCAATCCCGATGGGAACCGCTTACACGGTGTGGACGGGTATTGGTGCAGTGGGCACGGTTCTCTTGGGTATTCTGTTATTTGACGAGCCGAAAAATGCGGTCAGATTATTCTGTATTACCCTCATTATTGTGGGCATTGCGGGGTTAAAGTTGTCTGATCCTTCTTGA
- a CDS encoding SDR family NAD(P)-dependent oxidoreductase, with product MKRLEGKIAVVTGSSSGIGKAIALRFGEEGATVVVAARRSDLCQKTVAQIKENGGTAHAQQTDISQEEQVEALMQETIRRFGRLDILVNNAGVVGGGRVADTSTTVFDEVVGTNLRGTFFCCRAGFQHMKKQGGGLIINISSVAGVQAWAGTGTYSASKHGIMALTKSLADEGRAFHIKVSAICPGGVADELVDATQEEILNSEKISPYDVAETAIFLATLGYHTVVHQVVLDRLGADW from the coding sequence ATGAAACGGTTAGAAGGGAAAATCGCGGTGGTCACGGGAAGCAGCAGCGGGATCGGGAAAGCCATTGCCCTTCGATTCGGAGAAGAGGGAGCAACGGTGGTGGTGGCCGCCAGACGATCCGATTTATGTCAAAAGACTGTGGCTCAAATAAAAGAGAATGGGGGAACCGCCCATGCTCAACAAACGGATATTTCGCAGGAAGAACAAGTCGAGGCGCTCATGCAGGAGACCATTAGGCGCTTTGGGCGCCTCGATATTCTTGTCAATAATGCCGGCGTGGTTGGAGGAGGACGGGTGGCTGACACATCCACAACAGTGTTTGATGAGGTAGTGGGTACCAATTTGCGGGGGACCTTTTTCTGTTGTCGAGCCGGGTTCCAACACATGAAAAAGCAGGGAGGCGGGCTTATCATCAACATCTCCAGTGTCGCCGGCGTTCAGGCCTGGGCAGGAACAGGCACCTACAGTGCTTCAAAGCATGGCATCATGGCATTGACCAAGTCGCTGGCCGATGAAGGACGGGCTTTTCATATCAAGGTGAGTGCGATCTGCCCGGGTGGTGTGGCAGATGAATTAGTGGATGCGACACAAGAAGAAATCCTCAACAGTGAAAAAATCAGTCCCTATGATGTAGCCGAAACCGCCATATTTTTGGCGACATTGGGATACCATACGGTTGTGCATCAGGTTGTGCTGGATCGGTTAGGGGCTGATTGGTAA
- a CDS encoding HDOD domain-containing protein — protein MAHSTITPFAQEERETLRSFLAGQLERGNLDLPLLPVVANRVLLLSSDPDADASKLSSLIQQDQALAGQILRIANSPAYATRTPIVSLQQAITWLGLTMLAGLAFSVSVQSGVFQTTGYEKEVRNLWRHALATGLFGKEIARRIRHNVENAFLCGLLHTIGKPAILHLLSQSPDKSAEPVSWTTVESLFEEFHVMAGSKLAAVWQLPDPVQETIRYYQDDHYHQGVSPTKGAMITCLAHHLASVMLGDSTHDEHTLVTLSVVQDLNFYPEDITALLELRETLKASVECFLP, from the coding sequence ATGGCTCACTCTACGATCACGCCATTTGCACAAGAAGAGAGGGAAACCCTCCGATCCTTCCTCGCCGGTCAATTGGAACGAGGAAACCTGGATCTTCCCCTTTTGCCCGTAGTGGCCAATCGAGTTCTTCTGCTTTCAAGCGATCCGGATGCGGACGCCTCAAAGCTGTCCTCATTGATTCAACAGGACCAGGCCCTTGCGGGCCAAATCCTCCGCATTGCCAATTCCCCTGCCTATGCGACTCGCACCCCGATCGTCTCGCTGCAACAAGCCATTACATGGTTAGGGTTGACGATGTTGGCCGGGTTAGCATTTTCGGTGTCGGTTCAAAGTGGCGTATTTCAAACGACCGGCTATGAGAAAGAAGTACGGAACCTCTGGCGGCACGCCTTAGCGACAGGACTTTTCGGAAAGGAAATCGCCAGACGAATCCGTCATAATGTGGAAAACGCCTTTTTGTGCGGGCTCCTGCATACCATCGGAAAACCTGCCATTCTTCATCTGCTCTCCCAATCCCCGGACAAATCAGCGGAACCGGTTTCCTGGACCACCGTCGAATCCCTCTTCGAAGAGTTCCACGTCATGGCAGGCTCTAAATTGGCCGCCGTCTGGCAACTGCCCGATCCAGTTCAGGAAACGATCCGTTATTACCAGGACGACCACTACCACCAAGGCGTTTCCCCGACAAAAGGGGCTATGATCACCTGCCTTGCTCATCATCTGGCCTCTGTCATGCTTGGGGATTCAACCCATGACGAACATACCCTGGTCACACTTTCCGTCGTACAGGATCTGAATTTTTACCCTGAAGACATCACGGCCCTTCTGGAATTGCGGGAAACCCTCAAGGCAAGCGTGGAGTGTTTTTTGCCATGA
- the sthA gene encoding Si-specific NAD(P)(+) transhydrogenase, with product MTSPTLFDLIVIGSGPAGQKAAIQGAKAGKQVALIEQTREVGGACVYQGTIPSKTLRESALQMVRFLQATEVFEFRMRDDVKITNLMTRLDRVVRAHGKFMKDQLTRNGIHCFHGRAAFVSAHEMRIQKIDGTASLVTAPIIIIATGSRPRVPDNIPIDHEHILDSDSILSMVYLPKSLTVLGGGVIASEYASIFALLGVQVTMVDTADRPLKFLDQELTDEFCEAFEKTGGHYRGGQKIDTVLWDGCSKVTTILENGETLESEKVLVALGRVSNLEHLHLQAIGIHPTTRGLIPVNTHCQTTISHIYAVGDVIGPPSLASCSMEQGRRAVCHALSLNPGGAPEHIPMGIYTIPEMSSIGLNEQEATAKYGGSTVGRARFHEIARGQISGMTNGLLKMVADPKGQQLLGVHIVGEGATELIHIGQMGLLHHMPIDRFIDNIFNFPTLAETYRVAALDIAKQRQR from the coding sequence ATGACGTCACCTACCCTATTTGATCTTATTGTGATCGGAAGCGGCCCGGCAGGACAAAAGGCTGCTATTCAAGGCGCCAAAGCAGGAAAGCAGGTGGCCCTCATCGAGCAAACCCGAGAGGTGGGAGGGGCTTGCGTCTATCAGGGCACCATTCCCAGCAAAACATTACGGGAAAGCGCCCTTCAAATGGTGCGATTTCTCCAGGCAACTGAGGTCTTTGAATTCCGCATGCGCGACGATGTCAAAATCACCAACCTGATGACCCGATTGGACCGGGTCGTGCGCGCGCATGGGAAATTTATGAAGGACCAACTCACCCGAAATGGTATCCACTGCTTTCATGGTCGCGCTGCCTTTGTGTCCGCCCATGAAATGCGAATCCAAAAAATTGACGGCACGGCCTCCCTCGTCACGGCTCCGATTATCATCATTGCCACCGGCTCGCGCCCGCGCGTCCCTGACAATATTCCCATCGACCATGAACATATTCTGGATAGCGACTCCATTCTCTCCATGGTGTATTTACCGAAATCTCTGACCGTGTTAGGCGGTGGCGTCATCGCAAGTGAATACGCCTCAATTTTTGCCTTGCTGGGAGTGCAGGTCACCATGGTGGATACAGCGGATCGCCCGCTCAAATTTTTGGATCAAGAACTCACCGATGAATTTTGTGAAGCGTTTGAGAAAACCGGAGGGCACTATCGGGGTGGACAAAAAATCGACACAGTCCTGTGGGACGGATGTTCCAAGGTAACCACCATTTTAGAAAACGGTGAAACGCTGGAAAGTGAAAAAGTGCTGGTAGCTCTTGGACGAGTGTCCAATCTGGAACATTTACACTTACAAGCCATCGGCATACATCCAACCACTCGGGGGCTCATTCCGGTCAATACCCACTGCCAAACTACAATTTCCCATATCTATGCCGTCGGTGACGTCATTGGCCCTCCGTCGCTGGCATCCTGTTCCATGGAACAGGGCCGACGTGCCGTTTGTCATGCCCTAAGCCTCAACCCCGGCGGCGCTCCGGAGCATATTCCCATGGGAATTTATACGATCCCTGAAATGTCGAGTATAGGATTAAACGAGCAGGAAGCTACAGCCAAGTATGGCGGTTCGACAGTGGGAAGAGCGCGGTTTCATGAAATTGCACGAGGACAAATCTCCGGCATGACCAATGGATTGCTCAAAATGGTCGCTGACCCAAAAGGCCAGCAACTGTTAGGCGTTCATATTGTCGGGGAAGGAGCAACCGAACTGATTCATATTGGCCAAATGGGATTGCTTCACCATATGCCTATCGACCGATTCATTGACAACATTTTCAATTTCCCGACTCTCGCCGAAACCTACCGGGTCGCCGCACTCGATATCGCCAAACAACGCCAGCGGTAA
- a CDS encoding acyloxyacyl hydrolase: protein MSKVQATITRVLVMTVWLTVILSGLAHTKETELLSVGIRGGLNSDTLGIPPSEKEDFQQYDVFAVIGTPWSWEFSSGWDIRFRLNVAAGMLRAAGDAGFIGEVSPGLAFTQTDWRLTFDIGGGGAYLSREKYGRQDIGGPVQIVAHAGITYHLPWNISLGWRFHHISDAALYGSNNRGVDLHLYELSYRF from the coding sequence GTGTCCAAAGTCCAAGCGACGATAACCCGTGTTCTTGTGATGACAGTATGGCTCACGGTAATCCTTTCGGGCTTGGCCCACACAAAAGAGACTGAATTGCTCTCAGTTGGGATACGGGGAGGATTAAATTCCGACACGTTAGGCATTCCGCCGTCTGAAAAGGAAGATTTTCAGCAATACGACGTATTTGCGGTTATTGGTACACCTTGGAGTTGGGAATTTTCTTCCGGGTGGGATATTCGTTTTAGGCTTAATGTTGCCGCAGGGATGTTGAGGGCTGCCGGAGATGCCGGGTTCATCGGAGAGGTCAGTCCCGGGCTGGCCTTTACGCAGACAGATTGGAGACTTACCTTCGACATCGGCGGTGGTGGGGCATATTTAAGTAGGGAAAAATATGGTCGGCAGGATATCGGAGGACCGGTTCAAATTGTGGCCCATGCTGGTATTACCTATCACCTTCCCTGGAATATATCACTGGGATGGCGATTTCATCATATTTCTGATGCGGCACTCTACGGGTCTAATAATCGGGGAGTGGATCTGCACTTGTACGAGCTCAGCTATCGGTTCTGA
- a CDS encoding 4a-hydroxytetrahydrobiopterin dehydratase has product MSLADNTCVPCRGGVPPLEPQKIQDLLGQLETGWALNAQGHIEKTYIFDNFADALAFTNRVGNVAELEGHHPDIYLAWGKCKVEIWTHKIQGLTESDFYLAAKADRAFHLPAAY; this is encoded by the coding sequence ATGAGTCTAGCAGATAACACATGCGTACCTTGTCGAGGGGGCGTACCTCCGTTGGAACCTCAAAAAATCCAGGACCTGCTTGGTCAATTAGAAACGGGATGGGCGCTCAATGCTCAAGGTCATATTGAGAAAACCTATATTTTTGACAACTTTGCAGATGCCTTGGCTTTTACGAATCGAGTAGGGAATGTGGCGGAACTTGAGGGCCATCACCCTGATATATATTTAGCCTGGGGCAAATGCAAGGTAGAAATTTGGACTCACAAGATTCAAGGCCTTACCGAAAGTGATTTTTATTTAGCCGCCAAGGCTGATCGCGCCTTTCACCTTCCTGCTGCCTATTGA